A genomic window from Lotus japonicus ecotype B-129 chromosome 1, LjGifu_v1.2 includes:
- the LOC130731810 gene encoding galactinol--sucrose galactosyltransferase-like isoform X2 gives MAPSLTKNTAPDVMTLVDQNSPSTITLKGSNFLANGHPFLTEVPSNITATPSPFLYSKSTEAAKMMNTVGCFVGFDANEPKDRHVIPLGKLRGIRFMSIFRFKVWWTTHWTGTNGHEMEHETQMMILDKNELIGRPYVLLLPIIEGSFRSSLQPGFDDHVDICVESGSTCVRESSFRSFSDLYLYIHAGDDPFRLVKDAIKVVRLHLGTFKLLEEKTPPSVVDKFGWCTWDAFYLKVDPTGVREGVKALTDGGCPPGMILIDDGWQSICHDEDPVSDSSGMNRTSAGEQMPCRLIKFQENPKFREYGGGGKGLGAFVRDLKEEFRSVEQVYVWHALCGYWGGVRPHVEGMPEAKVVAPRLSPGLKMTMEDLAVDKIVSSGVGLVPPQMVQKLYDGLHSHLESAGIDGVKVDVIHLLETLSEEYGGRVDLAKAYYKALTTSVKKHFKGNGVIASMEHCNDFFLLGTEAIALGRVGDDFWCTDPSGDVNGTYWLQGCHMVHCAYNSLWMGNFIHPDWDMFQSTHPCAEFHAASRAISGGPIYVSDCVGKHNFKLLKTLALPDGSILRCQGYALPTRDCLFQNPLHDGKTMLKIWNLNKYTGVLGLFNCQGGGWCPVTRRNKSASEFSHTVTCSARPKDIEWSNGKCPICIEGVDVFAVYLFKEGKLKLMKSSDELKVSLEPFSFELLTVSPVTSFSKRMIQFAPIGLVNMLNSGGAIQSMEFDDHASLAKIGVRGCGEMRVFASEKPVSCKIDGVAVTFDYENRMVRVQVPWPSSSTVSVVEFLF, from the exons ATGGCTCCAAGCTTGACAAAAAATACGGCCCCAGACGTAATGACCCTCGTGGACCaaaactcaccatccaccataACCTTAAAAGGCTCAAATTTCTTGGCCAACGGTCACCCTTTCCTCACCGAAGTCCCCTCCAACATAACCGCCACCCCATCACCCTTCCTCTACTCCAAATCCACAGAAGCAGCCAAGATGATGAACACGGTTGGCTGCTTCGTTGGGTTTGACGCCAACGAGCCAAAAGACCGCCATGTGATTCCCCTCGGAAAGCTGAGGGGAATCCGGTTCATGAGCATATTCCGGTTCAAGGTGTGGTGGACCACTCATTGGACCGGAACCAACGGCCATGAGATGGAGCACGAAACCCAAATGATGATCCTAGACAAAAATGAACTCATAGGACGCCCTTATGTTCTGCTGCTTCCGATCATCGAAGGTTCCTTCCGATCCTCGCTCCAACCCGGGTTCGACGACCACGTGGACATATGCGTTGAGAGCGGGTCGACATGTGTCAGAGAATCTAGCTTCAGGAGCTTTTCAGACTTGT ACCTGTACATCCACGCTGGTGATGACCCGTTCCGTCTAGTGAAAGATGCAATAAAG GTCGTAAGACTTCACTTAGGGACGTTCAAACTTTTAGAAGAGAAGACCCCACCGAGCGTGGTTGATAAATTCGGTTGGTGCACGTGGGACGCCTTTTACTTAAAGGTGGACCCCACAGGGGTTCGTGAAGGTGTGAAAGCTCTCACCGACGGTGGCTGCCCACCGGGGATGATCTTAATCGACGACGGGTGGCAGTCCATCTGTCACGATGAGGATCCGGTGTCAGACTCCTCCGGGATGAACCGAACCTCCGCGGGGGAGCAAATGCCGTGCCGGCTTATAAAGTTTCAGGAGAATCCCAAGTTCAGGGAGTATGGCGGCGGCGGGAAGGGTTTGGGGGCGTTTGTGAGGGATTTGAAGGAGGAGTTTAGGAGCGTGGAGCAGGTGTATGTTTGGCACGCACTGTGTGGGTATTGGGGTGGGGTGAGACCTCACGTGGAAGGCATGCCGGAGGCGAAGGTGGTTGCTCCGCGGTTGTCTCCGGGGTTGAAGATGACGAtggaggatttggcggtggaTAAGATTGTGAGTAGCGGTGTGGGGTTGGTGCCGCCGCAAATGGTCCAGAAATTGTACGATGGGCTCCACTCGCATTTGGAATCGGCGGGAATTGACGGTGTTAAGGTTGATGTCATACAT TTGCTAGAGACGCTATCTGAGGAATACGGTGGCCGAGTCGACCTTGCAAAAGCTTATTACAAAGCACTCACTACTTCAGtgaagaagcatttcaaaggcAATGGAGTGATTGCCAGCATGGAGCATTGCAATGACTTCTTCCTTCTAGGCACAGAAGCCATAGCCCTTGGCCGCGTAG GTGATGATTTTTGGTGCACTGATCCCTCAGGAGATGTAAACGGAACCTATTGGCTCCAAGGGTGTCACATGGTGCATTGTGCCTACAACAGCTTGTGGATGGGAAATTTCATTCACCCGGACTGGGACATGTTCCAGTCCACTCACCCTTGCGCCGAGTTCCACGCTGCCTCTAGAGCCATCTCCGGCGGCCCCATTTACGTTTCTGATTGCGTTGGAAAGCACAACTTTAAGCTTCTCAAGACCCTCGCCTTGCCTGATGGCTCGATTTTGCGCTGTCAAGGCTACGCGCTCCCCACCCGAGACTGCTTGTTCCAAAACCCCTTGCATGATGGCAAAACAATGCTCAAAATTTGGAATCTCAACAAA TACACAGGTGTTTTGGGTCTATTTAATTGCCAAGGTGGAGGGTGGTGTCCTGTGACTAGGAGAAACAAGAGTGCCTCTGAATTTTCACACACTGTGACATGCTCAGCGAGGCCTAAAGATATTGAATGGAGCAATGGGAAATGCCCAATTTGCATCGAAGGCGTGGATGTGTTTGCTGTGTATTTGTTCAAGGAAGGCAAGCTTAAGCTCATGAAGTCCTCTGATGAGTTGAAAGTTTCACTTGAGCCATTCAGTTTTGAGCTGCTCACAGTTTCGCCAGTGACATCCTTCTCGAAAAGGATGATTCAATTTGCTCCAATTGGGTTAGTGAACATGCTTAACTCTGGTGGTGCCATTCAGTCTATGGAGTTTGATGATCACGCGAGCCTGGCCAAAATTGGGGTGAGGGGTTGTGGGGAGATGAGGGTCTTCGCGTCTGAGAAGCCAGTTAGCTGCAAAATAGATGGTGTTGCTGTGACATTTGATTACGAAAATCGAATGGTAAGGGTCCAGGTTCCGTGGCCTAGTTCTTCAACTGTGTCAGTGGTTGAGTTTCTATTTTGA
- the LOC130731810 gene encoding galactinol--sucrose galactosyltransferase-like isoform X1 — translation MFCCFRSSKVPSDPRSNPGSTTTWTYALRAGRHVSENLASGAFQTCVNFPIISTNDLFLVVRLHLGTFKLLEEKTPPSVVDKFGWCTWDAFYLKVDPTGVREGVKALTDGGCPPGMILIDDGWQSICHDEDPVSDSSGMNRTSAGEQMPCRLIKFQENPKFREYGGGGKGLGAFVRDLKEEFRSVEQVYVWHALCGYWGGVRPHVEGMPEAKVVAPRLSPGLKMTMEDLAVDKIVSSGVGLVPPQMVQKLYDGLHSHLESAGIDGVKVDVIHLLETLSEEYGGRVDLAKAYYKALTTSVKKHFKGNGVIASMEHCNDFFLLGTEAIALGRVGDDFWCTDPSGDVNGTYWLQGCHMVHCAYNSLWMGNFIHPDWDMFQSTHPCAEFHAASRAISGGPIYVSDCVGKHNFKLLKTLALPDGSILRCQGYALPTRDCLFQNPLHDGKTMLKIWNLNKYTGVLGLFNCQGGGWCPVTRRNKSASEFSHTVTCSARPKDIEWSNGKCPICIEGVDVFAVYLFKEGKLKLMKSSDELKVSLEPFSFELLTVSPVTSFSKRMIQFAPIGLVNMLNSGGAIQSMEFDDHASLAKIGVRGCGEMRVFASEKPVSCKIDGVAVTFDYENRMVRVQVPWPSSSTVSVVEFLF, via the exons ATGTTCTGCTGCTTCCGATCATCGAAGGTTCCTTCCGATCCTCGCTCCAACCCGGGTTCGACGACCACGTGGACATATGCGTTGAGAGCGGGTCGACATGTGTCAGAGAATCTAGCTTCAGGAGCTTTTCAGACTTGTGTGAATTTCCCGATAATATCCACAAATGACTTGTTTTTG GTCGTAAGACTTCACTTAGGGACGTTCAAACTTTTAGAAGAGAAGACCCCACCGAGCGTGGTTGATAAATTCGGTTGGTGCACGTGGGACGCCTTTTACTTAAAGGTGGACCCCACAGGGGTTCGTGAAGGTGTGAAAGCTCTCACCGACGGTGGCTGCCCACCGGGGATGATCTTAATCGACGACGGGTGGCAGTCCATCTGTCACGATGAGGATCCGGTGTCAGACTCCTCCGGGATGAACCGAACCTCCGCGGGGGAGCAAATGCCGTGCCGGCTTATAAAGTTTCAGGAGAATCCCAAGTTCAGGGAGTATGGCGGCGGCGGGAAGGGTTTGGGGGCGTTTGTGAGGGATTTGAAGGAGGAGTTTAGGAGCGTGGAGCAGGTGTATGTTTGGCACGCACTGTGTGGGTATTGGGGTGGGGTGAGACCTCACGTGGAAGGCATGCCGGAGGCGAAGGTGGTTGCTCCGCGGTTGTCTCCGGGGTTGAAGATGACGAtggaggatttggcggtggaTAAGATTGTGAGTAGCGGTGTGGGGTTGGTGCCGCCGCAAATGGTCCAGAAATTGTACGATGGGCTCCACTCGCATTTGGAATCGGCGGGAATTGACGGTGTTAAGGTTGATGTCATACAT TTGCTAGAGACGCTATCTGAGGAATACGGTGGCCGAGTCGACCTTGCAAAAGCTTATTACAAAGCACTCACTACTTCAGtgaagaagcatttcaaaggcAATGGAGTGATTGCCAGCATGGAGCATTGCAATGACTTCTTCCTTCTAGGCACAGAAGCCATAGCCCTTGGCCGCGTAG GTGATGATTTTTGGTGCACTGATCCCTCAGGAGATGTAAACGGAACCTATTGGCTCCAAGGGTGTCACATGGTGCATTGTGCCTACAACAGCTTGTGGATGGGAAATTTCATTCACCCGGACTGGGACATGTTCCAGTCCACTCACCCTTGCGCCGAGTTCCACGCTGCCTCTAGAGCCATCTCCGGCGGCCCCATTTACGTTTCTGATTGCGTTGGAAAGCACAACTTTAAGCTTCTCAAGACCCTCGCCTTGCCTGATGGCTCGATTTTGCGCTGTCAAGGCTACGCGCTCCCCACCCGAGACTGCTTGTTCCAAAACCCCTTGCATGATGGCAAAACAATGCTCAAAATTTGGAATCTCAACAAA TACACAGGTGTTTTGGGTCTATTTAATTGCCAAGGTGGAGGGTGGTGTCCTGTGACTAGGAGAAACAAGAGTGCCTCTGAATTTTCACACACTGTGACATGCTCAGCGAGGCCTAAAGATATTGAATGGAGCAATGGGAAATGCCCAATTTGCATCGAAGGCGTGGATGTGTTTGCTGTGTATTTGTTCAAGGAAGGCAAGCTTAAGCTCATGAAGTCCTCTGATGAGTTGAAAGTTTCACTTGAGCCATTCAGTTTTGAGCTGCTCACAGTTTCGCCAGTGACATCCTTCTCGAAAAGGATGATTCAATTTGCTCCAATTGGGTTAGTGAACATGCTTAACTCTGGTGGTGCCATTCAGTCTATGGAGTTTGATGATCACGCGAGCCTGGCCAAAATTGGGGTGAGGGGTTGTGGGGAGATGAGGGTCTTCGCGTCTGAGAAGCCAGTTAGCTGCAAAATAGATGGTGTTGCTGTGACATTTGATTACGAAAATCGAATGGTAAGGGTCCAGGTTCCGTGGCCTAGTTCTTCAACTGTGTCAGTGGTTGAGTTTCTATTTTGA